A single Coleofasciculus sp. FACHB-T130 DNA region contains:
- a CDS encoding DUF3318 domain-containing protein — translation MNPEPEIRRLLDVMPASGRMLTKVVSKPEQPQVINSPFPLPWAQDRPIYINFDLWRRLSQPQRDLLILRTVAWLTGIKWFKPDLYQGVVAAGAIGAIVQLVQGDAVGVVVASGLSGLAATQIWRNTRSSQSELDADESAIKVAIRRGYTEAEAAQQLLSAIEAVGKIEGRSSLNFTELIRAQNLRAIAGLSSLSVPESVKKSS, via the coding sequence ATGAATCCAGAGCCTGAAATTCGCCGCTTATTAGATGTCATGCCTGCATCTGGTCGAATGCTGACAAAAGTGGTTAGCAAACCGGAGCAACCGCAGGTGATTAATAGCCCGTTTCCGCTGCCTTGGGCACAAGATCGACCGATTTATATCAATTTTGATTTATGGCGTCGCTTGTCTCAGCCGCAGCGAGATTTGCTGATTTTACGCACAGTTGCTTGGCTGACTGGGATCAAGTGGTTTAAACCCGACCTTTATCAAGGTGTGGTGGCGGCTGGGGCAATCGGAGCAATCGTGCAGCTTGTCCAAGGAGATGCTGTGGGTGTTGTCGTGGCTAGCGGATTGAGCGGACTGGCAGCGACTCAGATTTGGCGAAACACTCGCAGTTCTCAGTCTGAACTGGATGCGGATGAATCGGCAATTAAGGTAGCGATTCGGCGGGGCTACACGGAAGCTGAAGCTGCCCAGCAATTGTTATCCGCAATTGAAGCCGTCGGCAAAATCGAAGGTCGTTCCAGTTTGAATTTTACAGAGTTAATTCGCGCTCAAAATTTAAGAGCGATCGCGGGTTTGTCATCGCTGAGCGTTCCAGAAAGCGTCAAAAAAAGCAGTTAA
- a CDS encoding phospholipid carrier-dependent glycosyltransferase — protein MTNNWLLLLVWIGVGTGLRLLNLAGKSPWTDEFSTLVFSLGNSFRGVPLDRAIALDTLLQPLQANPAAGINDVIHHLVTESNHPPLYFVLTHLWLKLFPPDGGLVSLWGARSLAALFGVASIPAMYAFGWFAFRSRLVGHLAAAMMAVSPYGIFLAQEARHYTLAILWAIASLTCLVVAARHLQRQAPLPVWLVLLWVGINTLGISSHYFFVLTLGAQALALIVLLWQQRRTQKNFKFPSVKSSIPLLAVAAGTLAGGLVWVPVFLQNSYGGKLTEWIQGDRVGLAWLSPIFQAIAAWITMIALLPVESPDLVVVILSGAVMIVFFLWALPILYRGLKFQRQEAGLTTQLFEGFIWSAIALFFVFTYILGIDLTRGARYNFVYFPAVIVIVGASLAACWNAVKVEETTLKESSPVSIDPGSKTKGKINPFIKISGQKAVALIWLMGLLSGLTVACNLGYQKYYRPDLLVPPIIELQDSPSSSVQVPILIATTHKTHVQNGEMMGIAWELKQQAVQPREIQFLLAHQDQNPQTSTAALQKTLATLPRPLDVLLVNFHAPIELDKCVTNANFPSVDGYETKLYYCRER, from the coding sequence ATGACTAATAACTGGCTGCTACTTTTAGTGTGGATAGGAGTTGGGACTGGCTTGCGCTTGCTGAATTTGGCTGGCAAGTCGCCTTGGACGGATGAATTTTCGACGCTGGTTTTCAGCCTAGGCAATAGTTTTCGCGGCGTTCCCCTAGATCGAGCGATCGCACTCGATACTCTTCTGCAACCTTTGCAAGCAAACCCAGCAGCCGGAATCAACGATGTCATTCATCACTTAGTCACTGAAAGCAACCATCCCCCTCTCTACTTTGTGCTAACTCACCTGTGGTTGAAACTATTTCCGCCGGATGGGGGATTGGTTTCGCTGTGGGGGGCGCGATCGCTTGCTGCCCTTTTCGGCGTCGCCTCTATCCCTGCAATGTACGCATTCGGCTGGTTTGCGTTTCGTTCTCGGTTGGTAGGGCACTTGGCAGCAGCAATGATGGCGGTTTCGCCCTACGGCATCTTTCTAGCGCAGGAAGCCCGTCATTACACTTTGGCAATTTTGTGGGCGATCGCTTCCCTTACCTGTCTGGTGGTTGCCGCACGACATCTGCAACGTCAGGCACCTCTGCCCGTTTGGCTCGTACTCCTCTGGGTAGGGATTAATACATTAGGAATTTCCAGTCATTATTTTTTCGTTCTAACTTTAGGTGCCCAAGCGCTGGCGTTGATTGTCCTTCTATGGCAACAAAGACGGACTCAGAAGAATTTTAAATTTCCCAGTGTCAAGTCCTCGATCCCATTGCTGGCGGTTGCGGCTGGGACGCTGGCGGGGGGATTAGTGTGGGTGCCAGTATTCTTGCAGAACAGTTATGGGGGCAAGCTAACCGAATGGATTCAAGGCGATCGCGTCGGTTTGGCATGGCTTAGTCCTATATTTCAGGCGATCGCGGCTTGGATTACGATGATCGCCCTACTTCCGGTAGAGTCACCCGATTTAGTCGTGGTGATTCTTTCTGGGGCTGTGATGATTGTTTTCTTTCTTTGGGCGCTACCCATCCTCTATCGAGGCTTGAAATTTCAGCGGCAAGAGGCGGGTTTGACAACCCAACTCTTTGAGGGTTTTATTTGGAGTGCGATCGCGCTATTTTTTGTCTTTACCTACATCCTCGGAATTGATTTAACTCGCGGGGCAAGGTATAACTTCGTCTATTTTCCCGCTGTAATTGTTATCGTAGGAGCCAGTCTTGCCGCCTGCTGGAACGCTGTGAAGGTTGAAGAAACTACTTTAAAAGAGTCAAGTCCAGTCAGCATCGATCCCGGCTCAAAAACCAAAGGTAAAATCAACCCTTTTATTAAAATATCTGGTCAAAAAGCTGTGGCGCTCATTTGGCTCATGGGACTATTGAGCGGGCTAACAGTCGCCTGCAATTTGGGTTATCAGAAATACTATCGCCCCGATCTCTTAGTGCCACCGATTATAGAGTTGCAAGATTCCCCATCTTCATCTGTGCAAGTGCCAATTCTAATTGCCACAACTCACAAAACCCATGTACAAAATGGGGAAATGATGGGAATCGCGTGGGAACTCAAACAGCAAGCGGTACAGCCAAGGGAAATCCAATTTCTCCTAGCGCATCAAGACCAAAATCCTCAAACTTCAACAGCGGCGCTGCAAAAAACTTTGGCGACTTTACCGCGCCCTCTAGATGTTTTGCTGGTAAATTTCCACGCACCCATAGAGTTAGATAAATGTGTTACGAATGCCAATTTCCCTTCAGTGGATGGCTACGAAACCAAACTTTATTACTGTCGAGAGCGCTAA
- a CDS encoding DUF1003 domain-containing protein, translating to MNSTQSSQPGINELQQAPVVLTQPQFSKIKPPEKKPLTFGQKVADKMATKVGSWAFLIGQSTVLAGWVGCNLIPGLPHWDESPFMMLNLVFSFASAYTAPVVLMSQNRQSEEDRESANHNYQITLQAAQNLELLHEKLDADYAKKLDELTVLIKQQHQAASEVKVVFVPAQNLNELEHHSNKIATVAVLNNHSRKQAS from the coding sequence ATGAACTCCACTCAATCCAGTCAACCCGGTATCAACGAATTGCAACAAGCCCCTGTCGTTCTGACACAACCACAATTTTCAAAAATTAAACCACCTGAGAAGAAGCCCTTAACGTTTGGGCAAAAGGTGGCAGACAAAATGGCAACTAAAGTGGGTTCCTGGGCGTTTCTGATTGGACAATCAACCGTTCTTGCTGGATGGGTAGGTTGCAACCTGATACCGGGACTGCCTCACTGGGATGAGTCTCCCTTCATGATGTTGAACCTGGTATTCTCCTTTGCCTCTGCTTACACCGCTCCCGTCGTCTTGATGAGCCAGAACCGCCAATCAGAAGAAGATCGGGAAAGTGCGAATCACAACTACCAGATCACGTTGCAAGCCGCTCAAAACCTGGAACTGTTGCACGAAAAGCTAGATGCTGACTATGCCAAGAAACTAGACGAGCTAACTGTATTAATCAAGCAGCAACACCAAGCAGCGAGCGAAGTCAAGGTTGTGTTCGTACCGGCTCAAAACTTAAATGAGTTGGAGCATCACTCCAACAAGATTGCAACGGTGGCTGTTCTGAATAACCACTCCAGAAAACAGGCTTCCTAA